From Bosea sp. NBC_00550, the proteins below share one genomic window:
- the fdhF gene encoding formate dehydrogenase subunit alpha, translating to MSLIKEIDYGTPIRLSEKTVTLSIDGQRVTVPAGTSVMAAAMSLGTKIPKLCATDSLEPFGSCRLCLVEIEGRRGTPASCTTPAEDGMVVRTQSENLSGLRKGVMELYISDHPLDCLTCSANGDCELQDMAGAVGLREVRYGYEGENHVFAEGKDGAVNENWLAKDTSNPYFTYDPSKCIVCNRCVRACEEVQGTFALTITGRGFDSRVAAGPTDFLGSECVSCGACVQACPTATLMENKVIEYGQPEHSVVTTCAYCGVGCSFKAEMQGDRVIRMVPYKDGKANEGHSCVKGRFAWGYATHTDRMTKPMIRAKITDPWREVSWEEAINYAASEFKRIQARYGRESVGAITSSRCTNEEVFLVQKLVRAAFRNNNVDTCARVCHSPTGYGLRTTLGTSAGTQDFKSVAKSDVILVIGANPTDGHPVFASRMKKRIRQGARLIVADPRRIDMVQSPHVKADYHLPLRPGTNVALLNALSHVVVTEGLIDEAYVRERCDLGDFEHWARFVAREENSPEASEQYTGVPAGDVRAAARLYATGGNGAIYYGLGVTEHSQGSTTVMAMANLAMATGNIGRDGVGINPLRGQNNVQGSCDMGSFPHEFSGYRHVSDDATRQVFEMMWGVPLDAEQGLRIPNMLDEAVEGTFKGLYVQGEDIAQSDPNTKHVTAGLAAMECVVIQDIFLNETAKYAHVFLPGASFLEKDGTFTNAERRINRVRQVMAPLPGKDEWQVTIDLARALGYEMSYAHPGEIMDEIARLTPSFAGVSYDKLEKLGSVQWPCNEKAPTGTPLMHVDRFVRGKGKFMITEFVPTEERTGPRFPLLLTTGRILSQYNVGAQTRRTENGAWHDEDVLEIHAFDAESRGIRDGDLVALASRSGDIALRAVISERMQPGVVYTTFHHAKTGANVITTDFSDWATNCPEYKVTAVEVRRTNAWSAWQEKNFEEDVTLRRIAERLPDAAE from the coding sequence ATGAGCCTGATCAAGGAAATCGACTACGGCACGCCGATCCGGCTCTCCGAGAAGACGGTGACGCTGAGCATCGACGGCCAGCGCGTCACGGTGCCGGCCGGCACCTCGGTGATGGCGGCGGCGATGAGCCTGGGTACCAAGATCCCCAAGCTTTGCGCCACCGACTCGCTCGAACCCTTCGGCTCCTGCCGGCTCTGCCTCGTCGAGATCGAGGGAAGGCGCGGCACGCCCGCGTCATGCACGACCCCGGCCGAAGACGGCATGGTCGTGCGCACCCAGTCGGAGAACCTATCGGGCCTGCGTAAGGGCGTGATGGAGCTCTACATCTCCGACCACCCGCTGGACTGCCTGACCTGCTCCGCCAATGGCGATTGCGAATTGCAGGACATGGCCGGCGCCGTGGGCCTCCGCGAAGTGCGCTACGGCTATGAGGGCGAGAACCATGTTTTCGCAGAGGGTAAGGACGGTGCGGTCAACGAGAACTGGCTCGCGAAGGACACCTCCAACCCCTACTTCACCTATGATCCGTCGAAATGCATCGTCTGCAATCGCTGCGTGCGCGCTTGCGAGGAGGTGCAGGGCACCTTCGCTCTGACGATCACCGGCCGCGGCTTCGACTCGCGCGTCGCCGCGGGCCCGACCGATTTCCTCGGTTCCGAATGCGTCTCCTGTGGCGCCTGCGTGCAGGCCTGCCCGACGGCGACGCTGATGGAGAACAAGGTCATCGAATACGGCCAGCCGGAGCATTCGGTGGTCACGACCTGCGCCTATTGCGGCGTCGGCTGCTCGTTCAAGGCCGAGATGCAGGGCGACCGCGTCATCCGCATGGTGCCCTACAAGGACGGCAAGGCGAATGAGGGCCATAGCTGCGTCAAGGGCCGCTTCGCCTGGGGCTACGCCACCCATACCGACCGCATGACCAAGCCGATGATCCGGGCGAAGATCACGGATCCCTGGCGCGAGGTCTCGTGGGAAGAGGCGATCAACTACGCGGCCTCCGAGTTCAAGCGCATCCAGGCGAGATACGGCCGCGAGTCAGTCGGCGCCATCACGTCGTCGCGCTGCACCAACGAGGAGGTCTTCCTCGTCCAGAAGCTGGTGCGCGCCGCCTTCCGCAACAACAATGTCGATACCTGCGCCCGCGTCTGCCACTCGCCGACCGGCTATGGCCTGAGGACGACGCTCGGCACCTCGGCCGGCACGCAGGATTTCAAGTCGGTCGCCAAGTCCGACGTCATCCTCGTCATCGGCGCCAACCCGACCGACGGCCACCCGGTCTTCGCCTCGCGGATGAAGAAGCGCATCCGCCAGGGCGCAAGGCTGATCGTCGCCGACCCCCGCCGGATCGACATGGTGCAGTCGCCCCACGTCAAGGCGGACTATCATCTGCCGCTCAGGCCCGGCACGAACGTCGCCCTGCTCAATGCGCTCAGCCATGTCGTCGTCACCGAAGGGCTGATCGACGAGGCCTATGTCCGCGAGCGCTGCGACCTCGGCGATTTCGAGCACTGGGCCCGCTTCGTCGCCCGCGAGGAGAACTCGCCGGAGGCGAGCGAGCAGTACACCGGCGTGCCGGCGGGCGATGTCCGCGCCGCCGCGCGGCTCTATGCGACGGGCGGCAACGGCGCGATCTATTACGGCCTCGGCGTCACCGAGCACAGCCAGGGCTCGACCACCGTGATGGCGATGGCGAACCTCGCCATGGCGACCGGCAATATCGGCCGCGACGGCGTCGGCATCAATCCGCTGCGCGGGCAGAACAATGTGCAGGGCTCCTGCGACATGGGTTCCTTCCCGCACGAGTTCTCGGGCTACCGCCACGTCTCGGACGACGCCACAAGGCAGGTCTTCGAAATGATGTGGGGCGTGCCGCTCGATGCCGAGCAGGGCCTGCGCATCCCCAACATGCTGGACGAGGCGGTCGAGGGCACGTTCAAGGGCCTCTATGTCCAGGGCGAGGACATCGCCCAGTCCGACCCCAACACCAAGCACGTCACGGCGGGGCTGGCCGCGATGGAATGCGTCGTCATCCAGGACATCTTCCTGAACGAGACGGCGAAATACGCCCATGTCTTCCTGCCGGGCGCCTCCTTCCTGGAGAAGGACGGCACCTTCACCAATGCCGAGCGCCGCATCAACCGCGTCCGGCAGGTGATGGCGCCGCTCCCCGGCAAGGACGAGTGGCAGGTCACGATCGATCTGGCGCGGGCGCTCGGCTACGAGATGTCCTACGCCCATCCCGGCGAGATCATGGACGAGATCGCTCGGCTGACGCCGAGCTTCGCCGGCGTCTCCTACGACAAGCTGGAGAAGCTCGGCTCGGTGCAGTGGCCCTGCAACGAGAAGGCGCCGACCGGCACGCCCCTGATGCATGTCGACCGCTTCGTGCGCGGCAAGGGCAAGTTCATGATCACCGAGTTCGTGCCGACGGAGGAACGCACCGGGCCCCGCTTCCCGCTGCTGCTCACCACCGGCCGCATCCTGTCGCAATACAATGTCGGCGCGCAGACGCGGCGCACCGAGAACGGCGCCTGGCATGACGAGGACGTGCTGGAGATCCACGCCTTCGACGCCGAGAGCCGCGGTATCCGCGACGGCGATCTCGTCGCGCTTGCCAGCCGCTCGGGCGACATCGCGCTCAGGGCCGTGATCTCCGAGCGCATGCAGCCGGGCGTCGTCTACACCACCTTCCACCACGCCAAGACCGGCGCCAACGTCATCACCACCGACTTCTCGGACTGGGCGACGAACTGCCCGGAATACAAGGTCACCGCCGTCGAGGTCCGGCGCACCAATGCCTGGTCCGCCTGGCAGGAGAAGAATTTCGAGGAAGACGTGACCCTGCGGCGGATCGCGGAGCGCCTGCCCGATGCCGCGGAATAA
- a CDS encoding NAD(P)H-dependent oxidoreductase subunit E has protein sequence MAGYPAWNQESARSIIAGLAHLEGATLPILHALQEEFGHVDAQAVPLIAEALNLSRAEIHGAISFYHDFRAAPPPQRVIKLCRAEACQALGCEALVEDLAREHGIAVDGGPADDAVVETVYCLGNCALGPAALVDGELIGRVDAARIAGLCQHGRAQS, from the coding sequence ATGGCCGGATACCCCGCCTGGAATCAGGAGAGCGCGCGCTCGATCATCGCGGGCCTCGCGCATCTAGAAGGCGCGACCCTGCCGATCCTGCACGCCCTGCAGGAGGAGTTCGGCCATGTCGACGCTCAGGCGGTGCCGCTGATCGCCGAGGCGCTGAACCTCTCGCGCGCCGAAATCCATGGCGCGATCTCGTTCTACCATGATTTCAGGGCCGCCCCGCCGCCGCAGCGGGTGATCAAGCTCTGCCGGGCCGAAGCCTGCCAGGCGCTCGGCTGCGAGGCGCTGGTCGAAGATCTCGCCCGTGAGCACGGCATCGCCGTCGATGGCGGGCCTGCCGACGACGCCGTGGTCGAAACGGTGTATTGTCTCGGCAATTGCGCGCTCGGGCCTGCGGCCCTGGTCGATGGCGAATTGATCGGGCGCGTCGACGCCGCCCGCATCGCCGGGCTCTGCCAGCACGGAAGGGCGCAATCATGA
- a CDS encoding Lrp/AsnC family transcriptional regulator: MNKKSQNGPALDLIDRKILAALREDGRLTTQALAEKVGLSPSPCWTRVKRLEESGTIEKYVALLDHKALGYNNVVFVEITLDKHDDKVLDQFGEALVRAPEVVEAHLVTGEYDYLAKVVVSGTDHYERFLRETIYRIPGVRQTRTTFGLRALKRTLSVDPLKVVG; the protein is encoded by the coding sequence ATGAATAAAAAGAGCCAGAATGGTCCTGCTCTCGATCTGATCGATCGCAAGATTCTCGCTGCGTTGCGGGAGGATGGGCGATTGACGACGCAGGCGCTGGCCGAAAAGGTCGGCCTCTCTCCCTCTCCCTGCTGGACGCGGGTGAAGCGGCTGGAGGAATCCGGCACGATCGAGAAATACGTCGCGCTGCTCGACCACAAGGCGCTCGGCTACAACAATGTCGTCTTCGTCGAGATCACGCTCGACAAGCATGACGACAAGGTGCTCGACCAGTTCGGCGAGGCGCTGGTCCGGGCGCCGGAGGTGGTCGAGGCCCATCTGGTCACCGGCGAATACGACTATCTCGCCAAGGTCGTGGTCAGCGGCACCGACCACTACGAGCGCTTCCTGCGCGAGACGATCTACCGCATCCCGGGCGTACGCCAGACGCGCACGACGTTCGGGCTGAGGGCGCTGAAGCGGACGCTTTCTGTCGATCCGCTGAAGGTGGTGGGGTGA
- a CDS encoding LysR family transcriptional regulator, with protein MPMLGGRGDISRIRNDAMIIRQLVYLDALAREKHFRRAAEACHVSQPTLSAAIVQLEEELGVMIVERGRRFQGFTKEGEVVLAHARRILAEAEIMKDSIAELREGVSGRIRLGAIPTALPMIAHITAPFSERYPAVSLTVLSLTSQEIQEGIDNFELDVGLTYLDNEPLDRVISKPIYQESYVLLTREDGPLGPRDTISWAEAAEHKLCLLTGDMQNRRIIDGIFRSVGTAPRPMIETNSIFNLCSHAGIQGVASIVSLQLLEFFGVPLGTKALSLVEPEAQRTIGLIVADRQPVAPLARNLLMMTKPVTDARLPRRTIVR; from the coding sequence ATGCCGATGCTCGGCGGCCGCGGCGACATCAGCCGCATCCGAAACGACGCCATGATCATCCGCCAGCTTGTCTATCTCGACGCGCTCGCCCGCGAGAAGCATTTCCGCCGCGCGGCCGAAGCCTGCCATGTTTCGCAGCCGACTCTGTCAGCGGCGATCGTGCAGCTCGAGGAGGAGCTCGGCGTGATGATCGTCGAGCGCGGCCGGCGCTTCCAGGGCTTCACCAAGGAGGGCGAGGTCGTGCTCGCCCATGCGCGCCGCATCCTGGCCGAAGCCGAGATCATGAAGGACTCCATCGCCGAGCTGCGCGAGGGCGTGTCCGGGCGCATCCGGCTCGGCGCGATCCCGACCGCGCTGCCGATGATCGCGCACATCACCGCGCCATTCTCGGAGCGCTATCCGGCGGTTTCGCTGACCGTGCTGTCGCTGACCTCGCAGGAGATCCAGGAGGGCATCGACAATTTCGAGCTCGATGTCGGGCTGACCTATCTCGACAACGAGCCGCTCGACCGGGTGATCTCGAAGCCGATCTACCAGGAATCCTATGTGCTGCTGACCCGCGAGGACGGCCCGCTCGGCCCGCGCGACACCATCAGCTGGGCCGAGGCGGCCGAGCACAAGCTCTGCCTGCTCACCGGCGACATGCAGAACCGGCGCATCATCGACGGCATTTTCCGCTCGGTCGGCACCGCGCCGCGGCCGATGATCGAGACCAACTCGATCTTCAATCTCTGCTCCCATGCCGGCATCCAGGGCGTCGCCAGCATCGTCTCGCTGCAGTTGCTCGAATTCTTCGGCGTGCCGCTCGGAACGAAAGCACTGTCGCTGGTCGAGCCCGAGGCGCAACGGACGATCGGCCTGATCGTCGCCGACCGGCAGCCCGTCGCGCCGCTCGCCCGCAACCTGCTGATGATGACGAAGCCGGTGACGGATGCGCGGCTGCCGCGACGAACGATCGTGCGATAG
- a CDS encoding OFA family MFS transporter — translation MSIAQDIGQVGGGVGLLDRERTIAKPGFNRWLVPPAALCIHLCIGMAYGFSVFWLPLSQAIGITKPVACAADVGLIGSLFTTACDWKVADLGWMYTLFFVFLGSSAAIWGGWLERVGPRKAAFVSTLCWCGGLLISALGVYWHRLWLMWLGSGVIGGIGLGLGYISPVSTLVKWFPDRRGMATGMAIMGFGGGAMIGSPLADMLMNTFKTPASVGVWQTFVAMAAIYFVFMMAGTFGYRVPPANWRPDGWTPPATQNAMITSGHVHLQNAHKTKQFWLIWAVLCLNVSAGIGVLGMASPMLQEIFAGSLIGKPEIGFSALDAGQKTQIATIAAAFVGLLSLFNIVGRFFWASLSDKLGRKLTYATFFGLGILLYALSPWAAHAGSLALFVGFFCIILSMYGGGFATVPAYLADMFGTQFVGAIHGRLLTAWSTAGIIGPVVVNYIREAQINAGVPRAQVYDRTMYILAGMLVLGFLCNLLVRPVATKWFMKDAEVAALQARSANASATTHYGSHGIGKGGLNGGALLAWAVVGLPIAWGVWITLSKSLALFR, via the coding sequence ATGAGCATCGCACAGGATATCGGTCAGGTCGGAGGCGGCGTCGGCCTGCTCGACCGTGAACGGACCATCGCCAAACCGGGCTTCAACCGCTGGCTCGTGCCGCCGGCGGCCTTGTGCATCCATCTGTGCATCGGCATGGCCTACGGCTTCTCGGTGTTCTGGCTGCCGCTGAGCCAGGCGATCGGCATCACCAAGCCGGTGGCCTGCGCGGCGGATGTCGGCCTGATCGGCTCGCTGTTCACCACGGCCTGCGACTGGAAGGTCGCCGATCTCGGCTGGATGTACACGCTGTTCTTCGTGTTCCTCGGCTCCTCCGCGGCGATCTGGGGCGGCTGGCTCGAGCGCGTCGGCCCGCGCAAGGCGGCCTTCGTCTCGACTTTGTGCTGGTGCGGCGGCCTGCTGATCTCGGCGCTCGGCGTCTACTGGCACCGGCTCTGGCTGATGTGGCTGGGCTCCGGCGTGATCGGCGGCATCGGACTCGGGCTGGGCTACATCTCGCCGGTCTCGACGCTGGTGAAGTGGTTCCCGGACCGGCGCGGCATGGCCACGGGCATGGCGATCATGGGCTTCGGCGGCGGCGCGATGATCGGCTCCCCGCTCGCCGACATGCTGATGAACACCTTCAAGACCCCGGCCTCCGTCGGCGTCTGGCAGACCTTCGTCGCCATGGCCGCGATCTACTTCGTCTTCATGATGGCCGGCACCTTCGGCTACCGCGTGCCGCCGGCCAACTGGCGCCCCGACGGCTGGACCCCGCCGGCGACCCAGAACGCCATGATCACGTCGGGCCATGTCCATCTCCAGAACGCGCACAAGACCAAGCAGTTCTGGCTGATCTGGGCGGTGCTCTGCCTCAACGTCTCCGCCGGCATCGGCGTGCTCGGCATGGCCTCGCCGATGCTGCAGGAGATCTTCGCGGGCTCCCTGATCGGCAAGCCCGAGATCGGTTTCTCCGCCCTCGACGCCGGGCAGAAGACGCAGATCGCCACCATCGCGGCGGCCTTCGTCGGCCTGCTCTCGCTGTTCAACATCGTCGGCCGCTTCTTCTGGGCCTCGCTGTCGGACAAGCTCGGCCGCAAGCTGACCTACGCGACCTTCTTCGGGCTCGGCATCCTGCTCTACGCGCTCTCGCCCTGGGCGGCGCATGCCGGGTCGCTGGCGCTGTTCGTCGGCTTCTTCTGCATCATCCTGTCGATGTATGGTGGCGGCTTTGCGACCGTGCCGGCCTATCTCGCCGACATGTTCGGCACGCAGTTCGTCGGCGCCATCCATGGCCGCCTGCTGACCGCGTGGTCGACCGCCGGCATCATCGGCCCTGTCGTGGTGAACTACATCCGCGAGGCGCAGATCAATGCCGGCGTGCCGCGCGCGCAGGTCTATGACCGCACCATGTACATCCTCGCGGGCATGCTGGTGCTGGGCTTCCTCTGCAACCTGCTGGTCCGGCCGGTCGCCACGAAGTGGTTCATGAAGGATGCCGAGGTCGCCGCCCTGCAGGCGCGGTCGGCCAATGCCAGCGCGACGACCCATTACGGTTCGCACGGCATCGGCAAGGGCGGGCTCAACGGCGGCGCCCTGCTCGCCTGGGCGGTGGTCGGCCTGCCGATCGCCTGGGGCGTCTGGATCACGCTGTCGAAGTCGCTGGCGCTGTTCCGCTGA
- a CDS encoding formate dehydrogenase beta subunit has translation MSAAPVRIFVPIDAAALSVGAEAVAQAVAREVGARGLSAEIFRNGSRGMLWMEPLVEVETAEGRIAYGPVAAKDVAALFDAGLATGGAHPLRLGKTEELDWMKRQQRLTFERVGVIDPLSIADYRAHGGFAGLQKALSLTGQDIVQTVKASGLRGRGGAGFPTGIKWQTVHDARADQKYIVCNADEGDSGTFADRMLFEGDPYLVIEGMAIAAIAVGATRGYIYLRSEYPHAFRTLQRAILKAEAAGMIGASVLGSGHAFHLEVRLGAGAYICGEETSLLESLEGKRAIVRAKPPLPALQGLFAKPTIVNNVLSFAAVPWILDHGAQAYADYGMGRSRGTLPIQLGGNVRRGGLIELAFGISLREIIEDMGGGTLSGRPIRAVQVGGPLGSYLTAGQLDVQMDYEALAAMRAMLGHGGIVVFDDSVDMAKQARFAFEFCAKESCGKCTPCRIGATRGVEVMDRIIAGAEVPKNIAVLRDLSKLMTDASLCAMGGLTPMPVMSALNHFPEDFDRPPSPLQEIAMAAE, from the coding sequence ATGAGCGCCGCACCCGTCAGAATCTTCGTGCCGATCGATGCGGCCGCGCTTTCGGTGGGGGCCGAGGCGGTCGCCCAGGCCGTCGCCCGCGAGGTCGGGGCGCGCGGCCTCTCCGCCGAGATCTTCCGCAACGGCTCGCGCGGCATGCTCTGGATGGAGCCGCTGGTCGAGGTCGAGACAGCGGAAGGCCGCATCGCCTACGGGCCGGTCGCGGCAAAGGACGTCGCGGCGCTGTTTGACGCAGGGCTTGCAACAGGCGGTGCCCATCCGCTGCGCCTCGGCAAGACCGAAGAGCTCGACTGGATGAAGCGCCAGCAGCGGCTGACCTTCGAGCGCGTCGGCGTCATCGACCCACTCTCGATCGCCGATTATCGCGCCCATGGCGGCTTTGCGGGCCTGCAAAAGGCGCTTTCGCTCACCGGCCAGGACATCGTGCAGACCGTCAAGGCTTCCGGCCTGCGCGGGCGCGGCGGCGCCGGCTTCCCGACCGGCATCAAGTGGCAGACGGTCCACGATGCCAGGGCCGACCAGAAATACATCGTCTGCAACGCCGACGAGGGCGATAGCGGCACCTTCGCCGACCGCATGCTGTTCGAGGGCGACCCCTACCTCGTGATCGAGGGCATGGCGATCGCGGCCATCGCCGTCGGCGCGACGCGCGGCTACATCTATCTGCGCTCGGAATATCCGCACGCGTTCCGCACGCTGCAGCGCGCGATCCTCAAGGCGGAAGCCGCTGGCATGATCGGCGCCTCCGTTCTCGGCAGCGGCCACGCCTTCCATCTCGAGGTCCGGCTCGGCGCCGGCGCCTATATCTGCGGCGAGGAGACCTCGCTGCTCGAAAGCCTCGAAGGCAAGCGCGCCATCGTCCGGGCGAAGCCGCCGCTGCCGGCCTTGCAGGGCCTGTTCGCCAAGCCGACGATCGTCAACAACGTGCTCTCCTTCGCGGCCGTGCCATGGATTCTCGACCATGGTGCACAGGCCTATGCGGATTACGGCATGGGCCGCTCGCGCGGCACGCTGCCGATCCAGCTCGGCGGCAACGTCAGGCGCGGCGGTTTGATCGAGCTCGCCTTCGGCATCTCGCTGCGCGAGATCATCGAGGATATGGGCGGCGGCACGCTCTCGGGGAGGCCGATCCGGGCCGTGCAGGTCGGCGGGCCGCTTGGCTCTTATCTCACCGCCGGGCAGCTCGACGTGCAGATGGATTACGAGGCATTGGCAGCGATGCGCGCCATGCTGGGCCATGGCGGCATCGTCGTCTTCGACGACAGCGTCGACATGGCCAAACAGGCGCGCTTCGCCTTCGAATTCTGCGCCAAGGAAAGCTGCGGCAAGTGCACGCCCTGCCGCATCGGCGCGACGCGCGGCGTCGAGGTGATGGACCGCATCATCGCCGGCGCCGAGGTGCCGAAGAACATCGCCGTGCTGCGCGATCTCTCCAAGCTGATGACCGACGCCTCGCTCTGCGCGATGGGCGGGCTGACGCCGATGCCGGTGATGAGCGCGCTCAACCATTTCCCCGAGGATTTCGACCGTCCTCCCAGCCCACTGCAAGAAATTGCGATGGCAGCCGAGTGA
- the fdhD gene encoding formate dehydrogenase accessory sulfurtransferase FdhD encodes MPRNNAPAQPPASAAVAAQPLRFGAAREGGREIEVAVETPVNIVYGNMPYAVMMASPSDLEDFVTGFSLTEGIVRGADEIRTIAVEPKDEGVIVTVTLAPGRFREHLARRRNLSGRTSCGLCGVETIEEIPLADAATRASRAVAASAIETALAALDKHQPLNQLTRAVHAAAWCDAAGTVIAVREDVGRHNALDKLIGARLRAGVDASDGFLLVTSRASFEMVEKAAIFGAGTLVAISAPTSLAIERAKHLGLTLAAVARRDGCIVFAGALAPEPETIAR; translated from the coding sequence ATGCCGCGGAATAACGCGCCCGCCCAGCCGCCGGCCTCTGCCGCCGTCGCGGCGCAGCCGTTGCGCTTCGGCGCGGCGCGCGAGGGCGGCCGCGAGATCGAGGTCGCGGTCGAGACGCCGGTCAACATCGTCTACGGCAACATGCCCTATGCGGTGATGATGGCGAGCCCGTCCGACCTGGAGGACTTCGTCACCGGCTTCAGCCTGACCGAAGGCATCGTGCGCGGCGCCGACGAAATCCGCACTATTGCCGTCGAGCCGAAGGACGAGGGCGTCATCGTCACCGTCACGCTCGCGCCCGGCCGCTTCCGCGAGCATCTGGCGCGCCGGCGCAATCTGTCGGGCCGGACCTCCTGCGGACTCTGCGGCGTCGAGACCATCGAGGAGATTCCGCTCGCCGATGCCGCAACGCGGGCTTCCCGTGCCGTTGCCGCCTCCGCGATCGAGACGGCGCTTGCCGCGCTCGACAAGCATCAGCCGCTGAACCAGCTCACCCGCGCCGTCCATGCCGCCGCCTGGTGCGATGCCGCCGGCACCGTCATCGCGGTGCGCGAGGATGTCGGCCGGCACAATGCGCTCGACAAGCTGATCGGTGCGCGGCTGCGCGCCGGAGTTGATGCCAGCGACGGCTTCCTGCTCGTCACCAGCCGCGCCTCGTTCGAGATGGTCGAGAAGGCGGCGATCTTCGGCGCGGGCACGCTGGTCGCGATCTCCGCGCCGACCTCGCTCGCGATCGAGCGGGCCAAGCATCTCGGCCTGACACTCGCCGCCGTGGCGCGGCGCGACGGCTGCATCGTCTTCGCCGGCGCGCTCGCGCCCGAGCCGGAGACCATCGCCCGATGA
- a CDS encoding formate dehydrogenase subunit delta, whose amino-acid sequence MTEATLTEGHDAADHHEDNVAKLRRMAGQIADFFKVYPEEEAAASVADHINQFWTARMRGDFLAAFAARPEDLPPLLRRVLPRIKPGRGG is encoded by the coding sequence ATGACGGAGGCTACGCTGACCGAAGGGCACGACGCGGCCGATCATCACGAGGACAACGTCGCGAAGCTCCGGCGCATGGCCGGGCAGATCGCCGATTTCTTCAAGGTCTATCCGGAGGAGGAGGCTGCCGCCTCCGTCGCCGATCACATCAACCAGTTCTGGACGGCACGGATGCGCGGGGATTTCCTCGCCGCCTTCGCCGCACGTCCGGAGGACCTCCCGCCCCTTCTGCGGCGCGTGCTGCCGCGGATCAAGCCGGGGCGCGGCGGTTAG
- a CDS encoding LLM class flavin-dependent oxidoreductase has protein sequence MAQELEFGLDTFGDVTHGANGKPLPHAQVIRNLVDEAVLADSVGIDFIGVGEHHRADFAVSSPETVLAAMAARTSRIKLGSAVTVLSSDDPIRVFQRFSTVDALSNGRAEVILGRGSFTESFPLFGFDLRDYEKLFEEKLDLFAALLPQEPLTWQGSIRPPLKDQLVYPPVEHGPLKTWIGVGGSPESVVRAARYDLPMMLAIIGGDPLRFKPFVDLYHRAYAQLGKRAKPVGVHSPGYVAATDEQAREEFFPAYKQMRDRIGAERGWPPMGRDEFEQEVARGSLYLGSPETVARKIAATAKGLGIARFQLKYSAGPLAHERMMECIRLHGEKVVPLVREMLA, from the coding sequence ATGGCGCAGGAACTGGAATTCGGGCTCGACACCTTCGGCGACGTCACCCATGGGGCGAACGGCAAGCCGTTGCCGCATGCGCAGGTGATCCGCAACCTCGTCGACGAGGCGGTGCTGGCAGACAGCGTCGGCATCGACTTCATCGGCGTCGGCGAGCATCATCGCGCCGATTTCGCAGTTTCGTCGCCCGAGACCGTGCTGGCGGCGATGGCCGCGCGCACCAGCCGCATCAAGCTGGGCTCCGCGGTCACCGTGCTGAGCTCGGACGATCCGATCCGCGTCTTCCAGCGCTTCTCGACGGTGGACGCGCTCTCGAACGGGCGTGCGGAGGTCATCCTCGGGCGCGGCTCCTTCACGGAATCCTTCCCGCTCTTCGGCTTCGACCTGCGCGACTATGAAAAGCTCTTCGAGGAGAAGCTCGATCTCTTCGCCGCGCTGCTGCCGCAGGAGCCGTTGACCTGGCAGGGCTCGATCCGTCCGCCGCTGAAGGACCAGCTGGTCTACCCGCCGGTGGAGCACGGGCCGCTCAAGACCTGGATCGGCGTCGGCGGCAGCCCGGAATCGGTGGTGCGGGCGGCGCGCTACGATCTCCCGATGATGCTCGCCATCATCGGCGGCGATCCGCTGCGCTTCAAACCCTTCGTCGATCTCTACCATCGCGCCTATGCGCAGCTCGGCAAGCGGGCGAAGCCGGTCGGCGTGCATTCGCCGGGCTATGTCGCGGCCACCGACGAGCAGGCCAGGGAGGAGTTCTTCCCGGCCTACAAGCAGATGCGGGACCGCATCGGCGCCGAGCGCGGCTGGCCGCCGATGGGCCGAGACGAGTTCGAGCAGGAGGTCGCGCGCGGCTCGCTCTATCTCGGCTCGCCCGAGACGGTGGCGCGCAAGATCGCCGCGACCGCCAAGGGACTGGGCATCGCCCGCTTCCAGCTGAAGTACAGCGCCGGCCCCCTGGCGCATGAACGGATGATGGAATGCATCAGGCTCCATGGCGAGAAGGTCGTGCCGCTGGTGCGGGAGATGTTGGCGTAG